From Pseudomonas sp. CCI4.2, one genomic window encodes:
- a CDS encoding heavy metal sensor histidine kinase, giving the protein MATNSIALRLSSMFALVALLVFLLIGWALYLQVNKGLGQLPAAEVDARYSVLQSTLTRFGTPEHWAKISAKLKLLSEDDKRIRFWVTSDNPAYEFGNPTEAIRDFAKGPLGMRDMTLADHEYPFKVLVSQFPAKDERPPLRFLIGIDTDTFWHTQHALLLALISLAAIGIVFASVLGYWAARIGLKPLVSLSLEAQKLAPPRLSGRLQLSPLPPELDQFVSSFNSTLERVEQAYSRLESFNADVAHELRSPLTNLIGQTQVALTRGRSAEHYFEVLQSNLEELERLRSIINDMLFLASADQGSKATALTCTSMAEEVATTLDYLDFILEDAHVRVEVVGDASVRIEKAHLRRALINLLHNAVQHTAAGQVIRVDIQTEGDHVSIGVANPGAEIASEHLPMLFERFYRVDASRSNSGANHGLGLAIVKAIALMHGGTVFVSSQEGINTFGINLPFPEL; this is encoded by the coding sequence GTGGCGACTAACTCCATCGCCCTACGCCTGAGTAGCATGTTTGCGCTAGTCGCCTTGTTGGTGTTCTTGCTGATTGGCTGGGCCTTGTACCTGCAAGTCAACAAAGGTCTCGGCCAATTACCCGCCGCGGAAGTGGACGCGCGTTATAGCGTGTTGCAATCAACGCTTACACGCTTCGGCACGCCAGAGCATTGGGCGAAGATCAGCGCCAAACTCAAGCTGCTCAGCGAAGACGACAAGCGCATTCGGTTTTGGGTAACCAGTGACAACCCGGCCTATGAATTTGGTAACCCCACCGAGGCGATTCGCGATTTTGCAAAAGGCCCGCTGGGCATGCGCGACATGACCCTGGCTGATCATGAATACCCGTTCAAAGTGTTGGTGAGCCAATTTCCGGCGAAGGATGAACGTCCGCCTCTGCGCTTTTTGATCGGCATTGATACCGATACGTTTTGGCATACCCAACACGCGTTATTGCTCGCGCTGATCAGCCTCGCGGCCATCGGCATTGTCTTCGCGTCGGTGTTGGGGTATTGGGCGGCGCGGATCGGCTTGAAACCCTTGGTCAGCCTGTCGCTGGAAGCGCAAAAACTGGCACCCCCCCGGTTATCGGGGCGCTTACAGTTATCGCCATTGCCGCCCGAACTGGATCAATTCGTCAGCTCTTTCAATTCCACGCTAGAGCGCGTCGAGCAGGCTTATTCGAGGCTCGAATCGTTCAATGCCGATGTGGCCCATGAGCTGCGCTCCCCTTTAACCAATCTGATTGGCCAGACACAGGTGGCGTTGACGCGCGGGCGCTCGGCAGAACATTACTTCGAGGTGCTGCAATCGAACCTTGAAGAACTTGAACGATTACGTTCGATCATCAACGACATGCTCTTTCTCGCCAGCGCCGACCAAGGCAGCAAAGCCACCGCACTGACCTGCACCTCAATGGCCGAAGAAGTCGCCACCACTCTGGATTATTTGGACTTCATCCTCGAGGACGCGCACGTACGCGTCGAAGTGGTTGGCGATGCCAGCGTTCGGATTGAAAAAGCCCACCTGCGACGGGCACTGATCAACCTGCTGCACAACGCCGTGCAGCACACGGCTGCGGGCCAAGTGATCCGGGTCGACATCCAGACTGAAGGTGACCACGTTAGCATCGGCGTCGCGAACCCTGGTGCCGAAATTGCCAGCGAACACCTGCCGATGTTGTTCGAGCGCTTCTACCGCGTCGACGCCTCCCGCAGCAACAGCGGCGCAAACCATGGCCTGGGTCTGGCCATCGTCAAAGCCATCGCACTGATGCACGGCGGTACTGTCTTTGTAAGCAGCCAAGAAGGCATCAACACCTTCGGCATCAACCTGCCGTTCCCGGAGCTATAG
- a CDS encoding DUF3820 family protein encodes MNPEKLELLVTREMPYGKYKGRLIADLPGQYLNWFAREGFPNGELGALLALMHEIDHNGLGALLDPLRNSKRPFRPE; translated from the coding sequence ATGAACCCTGAAAAACTAGAGTTACTGGTTACCCGAGAAATGCCCTACGGCAAATACAAAGGCCGACTTATCGCTGATCTGCCGGGACAGTATTTGAACTGGTTCGCTCGGGAAGGATTTCCCAATGGCGAGTTGGGCGCATTGTTGGCCCTGATGCATGAAATTGATCACAACGGCTTGGGCGCATTACTGGACCCGCTGCGCAACAGTAAACGACCCTTTCGCCCTGAATGA
- a CDS encoding efflux RND transporter periplasmic adaptor subunit — protein MRKPTRTVFAALIVIALIALIGWFFIRPAAAKVSAPSAIPVRVISVVKEDVPRYVSGIGSVLSLHSVIVRPQVDGILTKLLVKEGQQVKAGDLLATIDDRSIRATLAQAQAELAQSQAQLDVAQLNLKRYSLLTTDNSISKQTFDQQQALVHQLEATSLGNKASISASQVQLSYTQIHSPVTGRVGIRTVDEGNFLRVSDTDGLFSVTQIDPVSVEFSLPQQMLPTLQGLVHATTPAVVNAYIGDGDNGTLLGQGTLTLIDNQVAANTGTIRAKAEFSNPDEKLWPGQLVTIRIQTAVDRDALKVPPQVVQRGIDNHFAYRVNGGKVEVVPVEVLYQDSNLTLIKGPNAGDVLVSDGQSRLKPGSRVDILGNQPASQDAALENAR, from the coding sequence ATGCGTAAACCGACCCGAACCGTATTCGCCGCCCTCATCGTCATCGCGCTCATCGCGCTGATTGGCTGGTTTTTCATTCGCCCGGCTGCCGCCAAGGTCTCAGCACCCTCTGCTATCCCGGTACGGGTCATCAGCGTGGTCAAAGAAGACGTGCCGCGTTATGTCAGCGGCATCGGATCAGTGTTGTCGTTGCACAGTGTTATCGTCCGTCCGCAGGTAGACGGCATCCTGACCAAGCTGCTGGTCAAGGAAGGACAGCAAGTCAAAGCCGGTGATCTGTTGGCAACCATTGATGACCGCTCGATACGCGCCACGCTGGCCCAAGCCCAGGCCGAACTGGCACAAAGCCAGGCGCAATTAGACGTGGCGCAACTCAACTTGAAACGCTATAGCTTGCTGACCACCGACAACAGCATTTCCAAGCAGACTTTCGACCAGCAACAGGCGCTGGTGCATCAGCTTGAAGCCACGTCACTGGGCAATAAAGCATCGATCAGTGCCTCCCAAGTTCAACTGTCCTACACCCAGATTCACTCACCGGTGACCGGGCGCGTCGGTATTCGTACCGTCGATGAAGGTAATTTCCTGCGGGTAAGTGACACCGACGGTTTGTTCTCTGTGACGCAAATTGACCCGGTGTCCGTCGAGTTTTCTTTACCGCAGCAAATGCTGCCGACCTTGCAGGGTCTTGTTCACGCCACGACCCCAGCGGTGGTTAACGCCTATATCGGCGACGGCGATAACGGCACGTTGTTAGGCCAAGGCACGTTGACCTTGATCGACAATCAGGTCGCGGCCAATACCGGCACCATTCGCGCCAAGGCCGAATTCAGCAATCCAGACGAAAAGCTCTGGCCGGGCCAGTTGGTGACGATCAGGATTCAAACCGCTGTAGACCGTGACGCGCTTAAGGTTCCGCCCCAGGTGGTCCAGCGCGGCATCGACAACCATTTCGCCTACCGGGTGAACGGCGGAAAAGTCGAAGTGGTGCCGGTTGAAGTGCTGTATCAGGACAGCAACCTGACCCTGATCAAAGGCCCGAACGCGGGTGATGTACTGGTCAGCGACGGCCAGTCGCGACTAAAACCAGGGTCGCGCGTTGATATTCTCGGCAATCAACCGGCCAGCCAAGACGCCGCGCTGGAGAACGCACGATGA
- a CDS encoding sensor domain-containing diguanylate cyclase — MNSTFPHYASSGNRSRPENILIFGSTLAVIAIVAIVTSLLIRERASARDFAARSASNIVQLIDADVQRNAELYDTSLLGMISAWQRPEVRNLTAAMRQLVLFDRSTAAPYKGELLLLDKNGDTLADSLSIIPRTVNLADRAHFQAHRDNPDLGLLISDPFKLHTGYRDWCISFSRRMSSPTGEFMGVASGAMRLVYFKELFKSLDVGRDSSVSLINTSGFLLARQPETDSTNLVGENFGQRPNFKRFIQEGTGTFISVSSIDSQERLYTFAKVGDLPLIVVVGQSINEVYAIWLRNTWLVGGATGILCIGIFWLTFLLCRELRLRQNAEHELAQLAATDSLTGLANRRRLDQVLKAEWSRGLRSGQPMSLLMIDVDHFKAFNDRHGHHGGDEALRNVAAAILSSIRRPGDLAARYGGEEFCVVLAETPLAGARIIAESIRATIEALPRFANDEQPITVSIGIASQLNQPDDTLASLTSIADKALYQAKRKGRNRVECGIAPIFPVSLTAQLGDSPP, encoded by the coding sequence ATGAACTCAACGTTTCCTCACTATGCAAGCTCAGGCAATAGGTCCAGGCCGGAAAATATTTTGATTTTCGGTAGCACGCTGGCGGTCATCGCTATCGTGGCCATTGTCACGTCATTGCTCATCCGCGAACGTGCCAGCGCGAGGGATTTCGCTGCCCGCTCGGCGTCTAACATCGTTCAGTTGATCGACGCGGATGTACAACGCAACGCAGAGCTTTATGACACATCGTTGCTGGGCATGATTTCCGCGTGGCAACGGCCTGAGGTGCGTAATCTCACGGCGGCCATGCGCCAACTGGTGTTGTTCGACCGCTCTACGGCGGCGCCGTATAAAGGTGAATTGTTACTGCTCGACAAAAACGGGGACACCCTGGCCGACTCGCTGTCGATCATACCCAGAACCGTGAACCTCGCCGACCGGGCTCACTTTCAGGCGCATCGGGACAATCCTGACCTTGGCCTGCTGATCAGCGACCCATTTAAACTACACACGGGCTATCGCGATTGGTGCATCAGCTTCAGCCGTCGAATGTCTTCTCCCACCGGCGAGTTCATGGGCGTTGCGTCGGGAGCAATGCGCTTGGTGTATTTCAAAGAGCTTTTCAAAAGCTTGGACGTCGGCCGGGACAGTAGCGTCAGTCTGATCAATACCAGCGGTTTTCTCCTGGCACGGCAACCCGAAACAGACAGCACAAATTTGGTCGGTGAGAACTTCGGTCAGCGGCCCAACTTCAAGCGTTTTATCCAAGAAGGCACCGGCACGTTCATTAGTGTCTCCAGCATCGACAGCCAAGAGCGCCTGTATACCTTTGCCAAAGTCGGGGACTTGCCTCTTATCGTGGTCGTCGGGCAATCGATCAACGAGGTCTATGCCATCTGGCTGCGCAACACCTGGCTGGTGGGCGGCGCTACCGGCATCTTGTGCATTGGCATCTTCTGGCTGACCTTCTTGCTGTGCCGGGAATTACGCTTACGCCAAAACGCCGAACATGAATTAGCACAATTGGCGGCCACTGACAGTTTGACCGGTCTGGCCAACCGCCGGCGGCTGGACCAAGTGCTAAAAGCGGAATGGTCGCGGGGCCTGCGTTCAGGCCAACCCATGTCGTTGTTGATGATCGACGTTGACCACTTCAAGGCGTTCAATGACCGTCACGGCCACCACGGCGGCGACGAAGCTTTGCGCAACGTGGCCGCAGCGATACTGAGCAGCATTCGGCGCCCTGGTGACCTTGCCGCACGGTATGGGGGCGAAGAGTTTTGCGTGGTATTGGCGGAGACGCCGCTCGCTGGCGCGCGAATCATTGCCGAGTCAATCCGTGCCACCATCGAAGCACTACCACGGTTCGCCAATGACGAGCAACCCATCACCGTCAGCATCGGCATCGCTTCCCAGCTCAATCAGCCCGATGACACCCTCGCAAGCCTGACCAGCATCGCGGACAAGGCGCTTTACCAGGCGAAACGTAAAGGACGCAACCGCGTTGAATGCGGAATCGCCCCTATTTTCCCTGTTTCGCTAACCGCCCAACTCGGCGATTCACCGCCCTAA
- a CDS encoding heavy metal response regulator transcription factor, which produces MRVLIIEDEEKTADYLHRGLTEQGYTVDLAREGIEGLHLGLESDYAVIILDVMLPGLDGFGVLRALRARKQTPVIMLTARENVDDRIRGLREGADDYLGKPFSFLELVARLQALTRRSGGHEPVQISIADLWVDLISRKASRRGLRLDLTAKEFSLLSVLARRQGQILSKTSIAEMVWDINFDSDANVVEVAIKRLRAKLDGPYEEKLLHTIRGMGYVLESRSGD; this is translated from the coding sequence ATGCGCGTGCTGATCATTGAAGACGAAGAAAAGACCGCTGATTACCTGCATCGCGGCCTGACCGAACAAGGCTACACCGTGGACCTGGCCCGCGAGGGTATCGAAGGCCTGCACCTGGGCTTGGAGAGTGACTACGCGGTGATTATCCTCGACGTCATGCTCCCCGGCCTGGATGGTTTCGGCGTGTTGCGCGCGTTGCGTGCCCGCAAGCAAACGCCGGTGATCATGCTCACTGCACGGGAAAACGTTGACGACCGCATTCGCGGCTTGCGTGAAGGCGCCGACGATTACCTGGGCAAGCCGTTCTCCTTTCTCGAACTGGTTGCACGCCTGCAAGCCCTGACCCGGCGCAGTGGCGGGCACGAACCCGTCCAGATCAGCATTGCCGACCTGTGGGTGGACTTGATAAGCCGCAAAGCCAGTCGCCGCGGATTGCGCCTGGACTTGACCGCCAAGGAATTTTCACTGCTCAGTGTGTTGGCGCGTCGCCAAGGCCAGATTCTTTCGAAGACCTCGATTGCCGAGATGGTCTGGGACATTAATTTCGACAGCGACGCCAACGTCGTCGAGGTTGCGATCAAACGCCTGCGGGCCAAGCTGGATGGGCCGTACGAGGAAAAACTGCTGCACACCATTCGCGGCATGGGCTACGTCTTGGAGAGCCGCAGTGGCGACTAA
- a CDS encoding bifunctional 4-hydroxy-2-oxoglutarate aldolase/2-dehydro-3-deoxy-phosphogluconate aldolase, translating to MKPIESNLPLNSMANKIAQIDELCAKAKILPVITIAREQDILPLADALAAGGLTTLEVTLRSAFGLTAIRVLREQRPELCVGAGTILDRKMLADAEAAGAQFIVTPGCTHDLLLAGTESELPLLPGISSASEIMVGYALGYRRFKLFPAEISGGVAAIKALGGPFVDVRFCPTGGVSPANLQSYMALPNVMCVGGSWMLDNAWIKNGDWARVQAASAEALALFG from the coding sequence ATGAAGCCAATCGAAAGCAACCTGCCGCTCAATAGCATGGCGAACAAGATTGCCCAAATCGACGAACTCTGCGCTAAAGCGAAGATTTTGCCGGTAATTACTATCGCTCGCGAACAAGACATTCTGCCGTTGGCGGATGCCTTGGCCGCTGGCGGTTTGACCACGCTGGAAGTGACTCTGCGTTCAGCGTTTGGCCTGACCGCGATTCGCGTTTTGCGTGAGCAGCGACCGGAATTGTGTGTCGGTGCCGGCACCATTTTGGACCGTAAGATGCTGGCAGACGCAGAGGCTGCCGGTGCGCAATTTATTGTAACTCCCGGCTGCACTCATGATTTGCTGTTGGCAGGCACCGAATCTGAGCTGCCCCTGTTGCCTGGCATCAGCAGCGCGTCAGAAATCATGGTCGGCTATGCCTTGGGCTACCGCCGCTTCAAACTGTTCCCGGCGGAGATCAGTGGTGGCGTTGCAGCCATCAAAGCCCTCGGTGGCCCGTTTGTCGACGTACGCTTTTGCCCGACTGGCGGCGTTAGCCCAGCCAACCTGCAAAGCTACATGGCCTTGCCTAACGTGATGTGCGTTGGCGGATCGTGGATGCTCGACAACGCCTGGATCAAAAACGGTGATTGGGCCCGTGTTCAAGCGGCCAGTGCCGAGGCGTTAGCGTTGTTCGGTTAA
- a CDS encoding multidrug efflux RND transporter permease subunit, which yields MKGKGSPSAWCVDHPVATLLLTFAMVLLGLIAFPRLPIAPLPEAEFPTIQVTASLPGASPETMASSVATPLEVQFSAVPGIIQMTSSSALGSTNLTLQFSLNKSIDTAAQEVQAAINTAAGRLPADLPSLPTWRKVNPADSPVLILSVSSNLMPGNQLSDITESLLARQLSQIDGVGLVNITGQQRPAIRVQAAPEKLAALGLTLADIRVALQQTSLNLAKGALYGKNNVSTISSNDQLFQAQDYEPLIISYKNGAPVHLKDVARVINGSENAYVKAWTGDQQGVNIVVFRQPGANIVDTVDRIQRELPRLQEMLPASVDVSILVDRTKTIRASLHEVEITLLIAILLVVAVMALFLRQLSATLIVSAVLGVSLISSFAMMYVAGFSLNNLTLVAIVVAVGFVVDDAIVVVENIHRHLEAGDGMREAAIKGSGEIGFTVVSISFSLVAAFIPLLFMGGVVGRLFKEFALTATATILISVVVSLTLAPTLAALFMRAPKHDPHAKPGFGERLVALYERGLRKALAHQRAMLSIFGITLVLAIVGYVFIPKGFFPVQDTAFVLGTSEAAADISYPDMVEKHLALAKIVGEDPAVQAFSHSVGVTGSNQTIANGRFWIALKNRSDRDVSVSEFIDRLRPKLAKVPGIVLYLRAGQDINLSSGPSRAQYQYVLKSNDGQLLNTWTQRLTEKLRESPAFRDLSNDLQLGGSITHISIDRTAAARFGLTTSDVDQALYDAFGQRQINEFQTDINQYKVILELAAEQRGKAESLNYFYLRSPLSGEMVPLSALAKVDPPSVGPLSISHDGMFPAANLSFNLAPGVALGDAVLMLNQAKADIGMPDAIIGAFQGAAQAFQSSLANQPWLVLAALVAVYIILGVLYESFVHPLTIISTLPSAGIGALLLLWLMGQDFSIMALIGIVLLIGIVKKNGILLVDFALDAQRNRGLNPEDAIFEACLTRFRPIIMTTLAALLGALPLMLGYGVGAELRQPLGIAVVGGLLVSQVLTLFTTPVIYLQLERLFHRREPKPAAGPAPVLAIDK from the coding sequence ATGAAAGGTAAAGGCTCACCTTCTGCATGGTGCGTCGATCATCCGGTCGCAACCTTGCTGCTGACATTCGCCATGGTGCTGCTCGGTCTGATCGCCTTTCCGCGCTTACCGATAGCGCCGCTGCCGGAAGCTGAGTTCCCGACGATTCAGGTCACCGCCTCCTTGCCCGGCGCCAGCCCGGAAACCATGGCGTCTTCGGTTGCTACACCGCTGGAAGTCCAGTTCAGCGCCGTCCCCGGCATCATCCAGATGACGTCCAGCAGCGCGCTGGGTTCCACCAACTTGACACTGCAATTCAGCCTCAATAAAAGCATCGACACCGCCGCGCAAGAAGTTCAAGCAGCAATCAACACCGCGGCAGGCAGGCTGCCCGCCGACCTGCCAAGCTTGCCCACGTGGCGCAAAGTAAACCCGGCAGACAGCCCGGTGCTGATTCTGAGCGTCAGCTCCAACCTGATGCCCGGTAACCAGCTCAGTGATATCACCGAATCGCTGCTCGCTCGCCAACTCAGCCAGATTGACGGCGTAGGATTGGTCAACATTACCGGTCAGCAACGTCCGGCGATTCGAGTGCAGGCCGCACCGGAGAAGTTGGCGGCCCTCGGTTTGACCCTTGCCGACATTCGCGTGGCGCTGCAACAGACCAGCTTGAACCTGGCCAAAGGCGCGCTCTACGGCAAAAACAATGTATCGACCATTTCGTCCAACGATCAGCTGTTCCAGGCCCAAGACTACGAACCGCTGATCATTTCCTATAAAAACGGCGCCCCCGTACACCTGAAGGACGTCGCCCGGGTAATCAACGGTTCGGAAAACGCCTACGTCAAAGCCTGGACCGGCGATCAACAGGGCGTGAATATCGTGGTCTTCCGTCAGCCCGGCGCGAACATTGTCGACACCGTAGACCGCATCCAACGCGAATTGCCGCGCCTGCAAGAAATGCTACCGGCCTCGGTGGACGTTTCGATTCTGGTGGACCGAACCAAAACCATTCGCGCCTCGCTGCATGAGGTCGAAATCACCCTGTTGATCGCCATCCTGTTGGTGGTCGCGGTCATGGCCTTGTTCCTGCGCCAATTGTCCGCAACGCTGATCGTCAGCGCCGTATTAGGCGTATCGCTGATTTCCAGTTTCGCGATGATGTACGTCGCCGGTTTCAGCCTGAACAACTTGACGCTGGTGGCGATCGTGGTGGCCGTGGGGTTTGTGGTCGATGATGCGATTGTGGTGGTGGAAAACATCCACCGTCACCTCGAAGCGGGCGACGGCATGCGCGAAGCCGCGATCAAAGGGTCAGGCGAAATTGGTTTCACCGTGGTCTCCATCAGCTTCTCGCTGGTCGCAGCGTTCATCCCCCTGCTGTTCATGGGCGGCGTGGTCGGGCGGCTGTTCAAGGAATTTGCGCTGACGGCCACTGCGACCATTTTGATTTCAGTGGTGGTGTCCCTGACGCTGGCGCCGACCCTCGCAGCGTTGTTCATGCGTGCGCCTAAACACGACCCTCACGCCAAACCCGGTTTCGGCGAGCGTTTAGTAGCGCTGTATGAGCGTGGCTTACGCAAGGCGCTGGCTCACCAACGGGCAATGCTGAGCATTTTCGGCATCACCTTGGTGCTCGCCATCGTCGGTTATGTGTTCATTCCCAAGGGCTTCTTCCCGGTGCAGGATACGGCGTTCGTGCTGGGCACCAGCGAGGCCGCTGCCGATATTTCCTACCCGGACATGGTCGAAAAACACTTGGCGTTGGCGAAAATCGTCGGCGAAGACCCCGCCGTTCAAGCGTTCTCGCATTCGGTGGGCGTCACCGGCAGTAACCAGACCATCGCCAACGGGCGCTTCTGGATTGCGCTGAAAAACCGCAGTGATCGCGACGTTTCCGTCAGCGAGTTCATCGACCGTTTGCGACCGAAACTGGCCAAAGTGCCGGGCATCGTTTTGTACTTGCGGGCGGGCCAAGACATCAACCTCAGTTCGGGGCCGAGTCGCGCTCAATACCAGTACGTGCTCAAGAGCAATGATGGCCAACTCCTCAACACCTGGACCCAACGCCTAACCGAAAAACTGCGCGAAAGCCCGGCGTTTCGTGACCTGTCCAACGACTTGCAACTGGGTGGCAGCATTACCCATATCAGCATTGATCGCACCGCCGCAGCCCGCTTTGGCCTGACCACCAGCGACGTCGATCAGGCGTTATACGATGCGTTCGGGCAGCGGCAGATTAATGAATTCCAGACCGACATCAACCAATACAAAGTGATTCTCGAACTCGCTGCCGAGCAACGCGGCAAAGCCGAGAGCCTGAATTATTTCTACCTGCGCTCGCCCCTCAGCGGCGAAATGGTCCCACTGTCAGCGTTGGCCAAGGTCGATCCACCGAGCGTGGGACCGCTGTCGATCAGCCATGACGGCATGTTCCCGGCCGCCAACCTGTCCTTTAACCTCGCACCAGGCGTGGCGTTGGGCGATGCGGTGCTAATGCTCAATCAGGCCAAAGCCGACATCGGCATGCCAGACGCCATCATCGGCGCCTTCCAAGGCGCGGCGCAGGCGTTTCAGAGTTCATTGGCCAACCAACCCTGGCTGGTATTGGCGGCGCTGGTTGCGGTGTACATCATCCTAGGCGTGCTATACGAAAGCTTTGTCCATCCGCTGACGATCATCTCCACGCTGCCATCCGCAGGTATCGGCGCACTGTTGCTGCTGTGGTTGATGGGTCAGGATTTCTCAATCATGGCCTTGATCGGCATCGTGCTATTGATCGGTATCGTCAAGAAAAACGGTATCCTGCTGGTCGACTTTGCTCTCGATGCACAACGCAATCGTGGGCTAAACCCTGAAGACGCCATCTTTGAAGCCTGTCTGACGCGTTTTCGACCGATCATCATGACCACCTTGGCGGCCTTGCTCGGCGCCTTACCGCTAATGCTCGGCTACGGGGTCGGCGCGGAGCTGCGCCAACCGTTGGGTATCGCGGTGGTTGGGGGTTTGCTGGTCAGTCAGGTACTAACGCTATTCACCACACCCGTGATTTATCTGCAGCTTGAACGGCTGTTTCACCGGCGCGAGCCAAAACCTGCGGCTGGGCCAGCGCCGGTTCTGGCCATAGACAAGTGA
- a CDS encoding molecular chaperone: MVYTPIRYACLLLALITAAGVQAGIVLNTTRIIYPAQDKEVSFGVHNSGGGEILLQSWLEATAEETGNLPFVITPALTRMPGDGKQLLRIMYAGSDMPQDRESVFWLNVQEIPQTAAANALQIAIRQRIKVFFRPQGLRDVPAEAPQTLRWQLLRNDVLRVSNPGSYHVSMVRIEAHDGATQVMNKESHMLAPKHSLDITLSKPSGDRPVSVSFISINDFGGQVQYRATLNGREIASAVVLQKNDRAPQ; encoded by the coding sequence ATGGTTTACACCCCGATTCGATACGCCTGCTTATTGCTGGCGCTCATAACGGCCGCCGGCGTTCAAGCGGGCATTGTGCTCAACACCACCCGCATCATTTATCCCGCACAGGACAAAGAAGTCAGTTTCGGCGTACACAACAGCGGCGGCGGGGAAATCCTTTTGCAATCCTGGCTTGAAGCCACTGCCGAAGAGACGGGTAATTTGCCGTTCGTCATCACCCCTGCCTTAACTCGCATGCCGGGCGACGGTAAGCAACTGTTGCGGATCATGTATGCCGGTTCAGACATGCCTCAGGATCGCGAGTCGGTGTTCTGGCTCAATGTTCAAGAGATCCCGCAGACCGCCGCGGCCAACGCTTTGCAGATCGCTATTCGTCAGCGCATCAAAGTGTTTTTCCGCCCTCAGGGATTAAGGGATGTACCTGCCGAGGCACCGCAAACGCTGCGATGGCAGCTTTTACGCAATGACGTGCTGCGGGTGAGTAATCCAGGTTCATACCACGTGTCCATGGTCCGAATTGAGGCCCATGACGGCGCCACTCAGGTGATGAACAAGGAGAGTCATATGCTGGCTCCGAAACATTCGCTGGACATTACGCTGAGCAAACCGTCAGGGGACCGACCGGTGTCCGTCAGCTTCATCAGCATCAATGACTTCGGTGGGCAGGTGCAATATCGCGCCACCTTAAACGGGCGTGAAATCGCCAGTGCCGTCGTGCTCCAAAAAAACGATCGCGCTCCCCAATAG
- a CDS encoding PA2169 family four-helix-bundle protein, with protein sequence MTDINKEAVSVLNDLIETSKDGEKGFHTSAEDIKNPTVKGFFITRSQECAAAVRKLQAEVRTLGGDPDDSSSVGASLHRAWVDLKSAVTGKSDEAILNEVERGEDHALKAYKEALEKATSKNLPSSVVALIQEQLMGTQRNHDQVKALRDQARARS encoded by the coding sequence ATGACCGACATCAATAAAGAAGCCGTTTCAGTGCTTAACGATCTGATCGAAACCAGCAAAGACGGTGAGAAAGGTTTTCATACCAGCGCCGAGGACATTAAGAATCCGACCGTGAAGGGCTTTTTTATCACCCGTTCGCAGGAATGCGCCGCAGCAGTTCGTAAACTTCAGGCTGAAGTTCGCACACTCGGTGGTGATCCAGATGACAGCTCTAGCGTAGGTGCATCACTGCACCGTGCGTGGGTTGACTTGAAATCTGCCGTTACCGGTAAAAGCGATGAGGCCATTCTCAATGAAGTAGAGCGCGGTGAAGACCATGCGCTCAAAGCCTATAAAGAGGCTCTGGAAAAAGCCACTTCGAAGAACTTGCCTTCCAGCGTTGTCGCGCTCATTCAAGAACAACTGATGGGCACACAACGCAATCACGACCAGGTAAAAGCCCTGCGTGATCAGGCTCGTGCTCGCAGCTAA
- a CDS encoding fimbrial protein, which yields MKKLSLALAVLGAVGLGAMSTANAANNGKLVFNGTLTNISCAVGPGAGVGAGPNGDINVDLGNVSFSDIGAASDTKLETATPVQLLVNCSAGVEQYSTVKMRFVARSGSGLDNNDSKLLRTTGAADGVGIGLLNAQNQIMDLSGTETIDKPLIKDGAGGATAELNFGAVYVLNGTPTNPGNADGFMPFVLDYE from the coding sequence ATGAAAAAACTCTCTCTCGCATTAGCTGTACTGGGCGCTGTTGGTTTGGGTGCAATGAGCACTGCAAACGCTGCAAATAACGGGAAATTGGTGTTCAACGGCACGCTGACGAACATTTCCTGCGCAGTCGGCCCGGGCGCTGGCGTTGGCGCGGGTCCTAATGGGGACATCAACGTTGATCTGGGCAACGTATCGTTCTCTGATATTGGCGCTGCAAGCGATACCAAGCTGGAAACCGCTACGCCAGTTCAGTTACTGGTCAACTGCAGTGCGGGCGTTGAGCAATACAGCACGGTAAAAATGCGCTTCGTTGCCCGCTCCGGCAGCGGTTTGGATAACAACGACTCCAAACTGTTGCGCACTACGGGCGCTGCGGATGGCGTGGGTATTGGCCTGCTGAACGCTCAGAACCAGATCATGGACTTGAGCGGTACCGAAACCATCGACAAGCCATTGATCAAGGATGGTGCTGGAGGCGCAACGGCTGAGCTGAATTTCGGTGCGGTCTACGTGCTTAACGGCACGCCGACCAATCCAGGTAACGCGGACGGCTTCATGCCTTTCGTACTGGACTACGAGTAA